The Diceros bicornis minor isolate mBicDic1 chromosome 8, mDicBic1.mat.cur, whole genome shotgun sequence genomic interval GCAGCTTATGCTTTTGCACCTGCCACCTTGGTCACCCCACTGGGCGCTCTGAGTGTTCTCATAAGGTACGTGAGCAGTAAGGAGCTTGGCTTCTCTAGGGATTTCAATACTGTGATGAACTTAAGTcaaaaaatatattgctaagcatatctcaaaacaaaataaaaagtctcagggccagcccagtggcgcaagtggttaagtgcacaagtggttaagtgtgtgtgttccgctgcagcggcccagggttcgccggttcggatcccaggcacgcaccgacacaccacttggcaggccacactgtggcggcgtcccatataaagtggaggaagatgggcatggatgttagcccagggccagtcttcctcagcaaaaagaggaagattggcaaatgttagctcagggctgatcttcctcacaaaaaaataaataaacaaataaataaataaataaaaagtctcaAAACTAATTTGAGAAGACTACACAATAAATATCGGTGGAAATAGGAATTCAATAGATTGTTTTATTTAGAAAACCTATGAGAGTGTGAGTTGGTTTCCTGCTAACATAAAGTAATGGCATGTTATATTTGTGACGATTCAACAAAGcctagcagattttttttttctcacataaaCAAATTGCCAAGCCCTTTCAATCTTTTCTGTTGTCGTCGTGGTTAATGACCATAGTTATTAGAGGACTTTAAAAAGCATagcttttttctgttgtttttcttgctttttattgaagtgtagttgacatacaatattatgttagtttcagatgtacaacatagtgatttgacatttatatacgcTACCACcataagtctagtaaccatctgagtttcacttatatgtggaatctaaaaaacaaaacaaacaaaccaaacgaAACAGAAACAgtctcatagatacagagaacaaactggtggttgccagaggggagggggttgGAGGGTTGggtaaaataggtgaaggggattaataggtacaaacttgcagttgtaagataaataagtcacagggatgtaataAACAGCATAGGGACTATAGTCAATAATCTGTAAAAAGCCTAGAGTTTGGGTTAAATTTCAACTTTCACTAAAAGTCTTATACTATCTGCTAGGTACTTGTGTTTGGAGACCTCTTAGTTTCTTTTAGTACTtggaaacagaaataattttcccATTCATAGAATGTGGATCTAATTTTTCTGAGTTGGTCTTTTTATGATCCCAGATGAATGTGTTCAATGAGCCCATGAAGTCTTTTATTTTGTAGCTAAGCAACTGTTTtgtttgttgtctttttcttttccccttatctCCATTCATCATCAAGCTCATTCATCATCAACCTCTAGTGGAAAGCTTATGACTAGGCCTACccccttcttttcctcttctttgtaggattgttgtgagaattaaatgagttaatacacataaatatatgtaaagcaatGAATGATAGCTATTAGTAGTAGTGGTGTTGTCACTGAGGCTGCAGTCCTCACAAGTGGCCACCCGAGGGGGACTCTAGGAAAGCACCTTGTAATTGACCACAGTTGTGGGGGCAAATGGGTACTGATAATGCTGTGGTGGGAGTGCCAGGGTTTCAGGGGAAGGAGGCTGGTGTGCAGGAGCTGCAGCAGACCTACAGATGgggcagtgggatgacatattctgGTGTCCATGGTGGTGCCAATTTGAAACTTCCTGAGGCCATGGCAACTAAAGCAATGGGAGCATTAGATGATGAGAATATCAAGGCAGTAGCAGCTGGTaaggaaatatttcaatattttgacAACCCATATGGTTGTACTTGTGTGTATAGTCGTCCCTCTATATCCATGGCGGATTGGTTCCAGAATCACCCAGGCATACCAAAATCTGCAGATGTTCAAGTCCCTTAGTAGGCCCTCTGTATCCACGGGTTCTGCATCCACAGATTCAACCAACTGCAGGTTGTAAACCTAGTATGTGATCTGCGCTTGGTTGAATCCGCAGCTGCGGAACCCGTGGATACTGAGGGCCAACAGTACTAGctaaatatcagccctgagcagAGTAATTCTTTAGGCATGTATCTTTCTTGAAGCATTCATGAGCATACATATTCTTAATGTGTCATGCCTGTAAGGTGTAAAAGATCTTCCATTTTGTTTGGCTTCACAGGAAAAGATGGAGAAATCGAAAAAGAATTGAGTGGGACCTCTTGGAAGGTCATGGGAAGATTACAGGGGTGTAGAATGTCTATGATAACTCTTTAGATATAAAAGCAATGAAGCAAATTTGATTGACCATCATCTCTGAGTTTTAAAATTAACCAGATTTTTCAGTGTCACGTAGCACATTCAAATCAGTTAATGGGGATACAGTGGCACGTTCCACAGTGTGACTTCTGAGCTGCTATGGAATCAAAAGGTAATTGAacaagagtgattttttttttcttctcccaacAGTGCAATATTGTcttcctattttttaaatgagcactTGAACATTCATGGGAAAATAGGCTGCATATTAAGTATATTGGGATCAACTGTGATGGTTATCCATGCTCCGAAAGAAGAGGAAGTCGCATCTTTGCATGAAATGGAAATGAAACTGAGAGACCCAGGTCTGTGATTCAATGGAAAGAAACACTCATATTCTGTTCCACTTTCTCTCCTCATCAAATGATATTTGTAATAATATTTAATAGGCTTCCTACAAGCCTAGTCGTGGTTTGTGAGATATAGTAAGGTTTGACTGAGTACGATAAGTCTTCTGAAAAAGTGGCACAACTTATTTTTTGGTTTGTGCTTCCcctttacaaaataaaatgaagagatgGGGATAGGAGAGGCAAAGGACTTATACTGTAACCCAAACTTTGGCTAGTTTCTCCCTCTGAAAATAAAAAGTCAGTCAGACAATACCTGCCATACTTTATAGTGTTATCTGTGAGATTCAAATGATATGTTTGTGAAAGTTCATTGTAACATATTAAGAGCCGTGCAGTAaaatgttattgttgttgttgtttaatttaATCTCACTTCTCTTTCTAAAACACCTATTATCTTAAACTCATGACTAACAGGATTTCACAAAGGCATGATCctataagcattttctgaagtctaattcttttctcctcctaacaggatttatttcctttgctgtgattGTAACTGTGATAGCCTTGGTGCTGATTTTGATCGTGGCTCCCAAGAAAGGACAGACCAATATATTGGTCTACATTTCAATCTGTTCATTGATTGGAGCATTTTCAGTTTCTTCCGTCAAGGGCCTGGGAATTGCCATTAAGGAACTATTGGAATGGAAGCCAGTTTACAAACATCCCCTGGTCTTTGTTTTGCTGGCTGTACTTGTGCTTTCAGTGACAACACAGATTAACTATCTCAACAAAGCATTGGACACCTTTAATACGTCTCTTGTGACTCCCATTTATTATGTGTTCTTCACATCCATGGTAGTGACTTGCTCCGCCATCTTATTCCAAGAATGGTATGGCATGAAAGCTGGAGATGTCATCGGGACCTTGAGTGGGTTCTTCACCATTATCAATGGCATCTTCCTTCtacatgcttttaaaaacactgaCATCACCTGGAGTGAGCTGACATCCACTAAGAAAGAAGTCTTCTCTCTGAATGGCCGTGAAGACAAATACGCCTTATTAGAGAACATAGAATGTTCAACCTCAGAATACAATGATGACATTACCTTGTTTACCAGGACTAATGATTAAAGTATCTAGAAACCCCGAACTTTAATCAATCTGAAACActtggagaggagaaggaataCCTAATTCTTGGAAGAACTGTTAGGAAAgctgacttttttgtgtgtgtgaagcagttgcttggtttttttttttttcagggaaagattcaccctgagctaacatctgttgccaatcttcctctttttttttttcctccccaaagacccagtacatggttgtatatctagttgttaagtcattctagttcttctgtgtgagcagctgccacagcatggcaactgacagacgggtggtgtggttccacgaccaggagacgtacccaggccgccgaagcagtgagagctccgaactttaaccactagaccatcagggctggctcaaagcTGGCATTTTTAAAGTTCTAACTAGTATTTAGATGTGAGGCCAAATAAAAATGCCTTCATTTTTGGCTGTCAAATTTGAAAATCAAGGTTTTCATCCTCCCCCAGAAGACTCCTGCTGTTGTTCATTTCTGCACACTTGAAATATTCCCTAtgcataaaagaaatcaaagagttAGGTGAGTCTCAGAATCATCTCTTTCTTCTGGTCATAATATATTTGGCCCTGCCGGGTGGCTCTTAGTTTCTTTCGCTGCTATTCTTAGCCTCGCAGTAATTCCTAGATAAACTTCACTGTGTGCTGATAAGCAGCGTATCAGTCATCATTCTCTGATGAGTCGTAGTTCCAAATTATTAAAACTGAGACGTGAATCACTTCTGCTTTTCCTCCCCTCCCACAACTTCCTTCTTTCTAAGCCAGACAGCGGAAGGGTAGAGggttaaagagaaaaataggccTGCTTTGGAAATCTGTCCCTTGGTGAGCTAGAATGCACAAGACACACGTACCAATGAAAGGCTTATGAATTGTTAATTTATTGATATATCATAGAATATTATTACTAATTAAAAAGGGGAgaatggaggagggagaaaaatattttatactttaggtAAATGaaacacgtttttttttttttcctttccacgaaaacaaaaacaaacacaaatactTGTCTTCACTTGTTCTTTTAACTCAGACCTGGACAACATAAGACAAAATTGAGTTTCTGGAGAAGTCCAAGCAAATTCACTCTTGGAGTTATTTATcttccttttgttcctttctttcacTATTATACCAAaggtcattttttgttgttgttgacatATAGACTTTTGTAAAGTAATTGCTATATTATTTTAGGATTATATTGTACACTTCAACTTTTCTCAAATGTTTGATCCTCAAAGGGTGGGTTTTCCACAGACTGTTTGAAAACAGCTAGAAAAATCTTTGTGAAAAACCTAAATGAGTTATCATAATTGTTCTCTTGAAATTTGACACTTTCACCCTTATTAAGGAAATTATAATTAGCTACTaacctttttttaaatgtatacatcCTACCACAATAAGTGGTAGATTGTCTTTTTCTGTTGAATTTCATCCCGACCATGTTTTCCATACTTTTTTTTAGGTGTTTTGGGAGAATAGGAAGGGAAGTTAACTtcctagaaaacaaaatattcagACCTCAGGGACTACTACAGGAAAATACATTTTGCGTATTAAAACTTACATAAAgtttttctgtctccctccaaGGGCATGGCAGGAATAATATTTTTAGTGGTCTTTAATGTTTATGGACAGATTTCTCATCGCTCATTGATTTAATGGAAAAGAAATTAACCTTATTTCTAGACTAATCTTACGtctctcaaaacaaaacaaaaatcctaacCAAAAAGttgtgtcatttaaaaaaaaaccaacaaaaacccTTCAGGGTGAGTGGGTTTTTCTGCTCTAACATCAAATgttattagttttgtttgtttgtttgtaatcTAGTTCAAATCTATCCAGGGTAATAATAATTGTAAATTCTATTATTCAGAATTCTATCAAACTGACCTCGGCATCTTTCCAGTTCTATTGAACTATGATTGATGTTCACAGTGACGACCTGAGGTGACTGCATTATAGTTTCTTCAGAATAGTTTAGTATTAAGTGCAATTCAGTGCAttctaaatttttgaaaattgataaTCCATGGAAGATACATGGGTTGATACCTCAGGTCAAATATGTGTTTACTCTTTTGATTGCTATTTCGCTTTAATTGTATATCAGATATATAAGCTATGAACACAAGTTTGTAGGAAAAGTATTTTCTGAAAAGGTAGTGTTTGAAAATTGTAGaaattcttttaaagtttttcttttttctattgagaACTCTGTTGGTTTCTCTGGACCATCTTGGTGAGGAAATTAATGGCATCCAACCTGAGGCTGTGGTTGTTCTCCACACTGGTGAATTTTAGTGTCAGATATTTCTTAAATGTCACCTGTTACAAAGCTTTGCCCTTGGTATATTGCACCCAGGTTGAAGGCTCTTGGAACCCAAAAACCGGTGTGTACCCTGGATTGAAAAATGAACTAGTGTTGACATATATGCCCGAGAGAAGGACTGAGAAAGATTCAATGAGTTGAAACATGTtgagaaacaatgaaatatttgaaaaattctgaaaatCCCTGGTGGGCATATGCATTGAAAAACCAAAATGTTATTGCAAATCTAAAACTAAGAATTAATTTTTCCAAATGGGAAGATACTGTTTAAGGAAGTATAAAATGCTGGATCCAGATATTCAGATTAACTACGTTAGTCTTAACTGATagtttcatatatgtatatattttaatatttatactttACTTGTCTCATATAGATATCTTCTTAAGATTTATTATGTGAATATCTGCACATATGTCATTAAGGATTACAAAGTTGTGCCCACACAGCCAAGTTGAAAACTCTTCCTAATTATGTAAACATAAtagcttcattttattttttgacttataattttattcttaGGCCAATggttaatgatttttatttttagttcagATTGCAGAATGTTTGTAAAACCCTTTAGATTTAGCAGCATGAAATTAAATTAACACCTATGTTTTAAGAGTACTAAATCAAATACCATGTGTCATGCCTGATATAtaataggcatttaataaaatttagttCTCTTTGAATTAATATGTTAATTCCTATGGAGTTATTACTGGATAGGTGAGGACCATTGGTCGCCACTTTTCATACATTCCTCATCTTTTCTCAATTTGTGTTCCATTAGCTCATTTTAAATAATccaagtgaaaataaattccagcatTATACTATCTCAGCATCAGCACAAAATGATTCCggcaaaaatgttttctttttcttaataaaacCAGTTAAACTGAACTAAATGCAATCTTCACATTCCAACAAAACTTTGTGGAAAAGTAATTTATGTGAATATACGTGAACTGTtctcaaatattttgaataaactcTATGGTcgtgaaattttctatttttcaaatgtttataaatactgtttgttttagaaagtttacaaattttaaattaatgtttctgtatatttttcatttgcaTTAAAATAGCGTGGTTTAATTATGCTTGTTGGAGTTCAGTTTTCAGTTTATTGAAGTTAAGTATATGTAATGGCAAAAATATCCCCATTTAGTtttgagattaaaaagaaagttttgagggccagccccatggtgtagtgattCAGTTCAGTGGCGCgtttcactttggtggcctgggttctcgggttcagatccctggtgcagacctataccactcgtcagccacgctgtggcagtgacccacatataaagtagaggaagatgggcacagatgttagctcagggctaatcttcctcaagcaaaaaatgaggaagattctcaacagatgttagctcagggctaatcttcctcagcggaaaaaaaaaaaaagttttgaggtTTAAAAAAGGTCTGCACTTAGGTTCATTTTGCTTTGTcatatttcttaaaattgaaaTCTATTTTTTAGAAGAAATCTCCCCACAAAACTATCTCTTATATAACTGATTTGGCACCTGAACAAAAGGTAGGAGAAACTGTCTTATCCTTCAATCATTTTATTGAACAAGATAGAAGTTCAAGTCAGTATAACGAAATCTCCCCtctgttcaaatatttaaaagcagaaggagaagaaagcattataaaaatactttgtagcattgcattacattaaatttacatttacaaactctcagcaaattgaagaagcagagagagagggagaaagcattatataaatatttggtaGCATTGCATGACattaaaatttgcatttataaACCCTCAGTGAATTTCCTTCTAGCCCCTGTGGAACTAGACCTTCGTTTCATGTATTGACCACATCACCATGACTTCATCTGTTTTCCCTGTTTTGATTTGAGCTCATGTTTGAGAACAACTCTCTCAGTTGTTTCTATGGAAATGAATTATCTAGGGTACAAAAGGCCTCTCTCTTACCTGTGTCTCACGCGCCCTCTTTTCTGCCATtacacaaatgaagaaacagaaatattatGCAATTCCCAAAATCACAGGGTTACTTACAGCCAGAATGAGGGTCAAAATCCAAGCCCCCCAACACCCCAAACTACTCAATCCATGGAATGTAGGCATTTCTAAGAAGGGCCTGGTGGAGTCAGCTGTGCGCAGAAACAACGCCTCCCAGCAGAGTTAGAACAAACTGCAATTTTCCCCAGCAAGCTGTGTTTGTGTAGACCGAATGTTCCAGCACCCCTGGCTGTAGTGTACAGGACGCCTCTAAGAGGTAAGCTCAGGTCACAGAGggtcttaaattttatttataacaatAAGCAACATATTTTTCCCAACTGAAAGCTTTGATTGgctgcaaaaaaaacaaaacaaaaagcttttTGAAAGAGTTGACTACCTGAGCCACCCTCTCCCCCTTCAGTTACAAATCATGAAAAACCTTTCTTCTTGAGGGAAAGCTGACTCTCTAGAAACATCATTAGTATAGGAGAAAACCTTTGCCTTAGAAGTCACTTTAGTTTTCATATGCAGAACTTGGGGATGAAGGAGGTCGGGAATCTCAGCAGGCCAAGTTGTCCCAGCCTCAGGAGCTGGTCCAGCCCTCAGGCAACAAGGCATCACACCAGTTTTCTCCACTGGGACACTCGTAAGACCATGAGAACCTCCCTCCCGCCCAGCCATGTGTAGGCCCCAGCCGCTATTTGACTGGGGGGAAGCAGATGGACAGGGTTGGTAGTGGAAATAAAGGAGCCGTGCTCTGAGCACCATGTTCCCAGAACCCCCTGCCACTTTCTGCCTTCTGTGATCCAGCCAGGAACTCCTGACAGCCGGTAAACAGCCTGCGACTCAACGTGGCCCCCCAAAAAAGCTTGTGGACTGCTCTGTGAATGGCTTCTATAGGGGCTCACTGACCAAAGAAACCAAATACAGGGCTCTGATGGTTTAGTCTCTATGGAGACAGCCTCTAGATCTCCCCTAGAACAGAAACTGGGAAATGATATGTGGCTCCTCCTTGAGTTAATTGTGCTGAACAAACGTCCAGAAGATAAACTCAAGGATGTTCCACAGTCTAAGCCCAATAAAACAGGTTGTTTCATAAACCAGGAAGAGGCAAAACAGCCCTCCGGCTCAGAGGGCCTCTCTGTCTCTCAATTAGCTTCCGTTTTATTTGCACTGTCAAAATTTCATCATATTACTAGaagagttttaaataaaatatatttgaatgagagagatctctcttctCCTTAACCCATGCAACTGTAAGATTGGGTTATAATGGGCAAGCCTTGGaggaaacacaaaataaattccTATGGGTAGACTTGGGCTTTATTATCCTCGTTTCCTTACTTGACCTTAATTCCTTCTGAGTAATCTTGCATGCGCAGGAAAAAGGACAAGGTGTAAACTTCAGCAATGCGGTGACTCAGTCTTTTCAGCAAGTACGGAGACAGACACTCAGCACAGAGGCTGCTGGATTGAGTTTATGGGACAGAAAGGACCAATGTCAGTGGCACCATGACGTCGTCTGACTGTGAGAATGAAACTGGTTTAGCATCAGACAGACTTAAGGAATTCAGTGCAATTCAGGTTAcacacagcaattcca includes:
- the NIPAL1 gene encoding magnesium transporter NIPA3, giving the protein MGGQVRLPPGEPCREGYVLSLVCPNSSQAWCEITNVSQLLASPLLYRDLNSSITNLSISANVDNKYNLYVGLVLAMSSSVFIGSSFILKKKGLLQLANKGVTRAGQGGYSYLKEWLWWAGLLSMGAGEATNFAAYAFAPATLVTPLGALSVLISAILSSYFLNEHLNIHGKIGCILSILGSTVMVIHAPKEEEVASLHEMEMKLRDPGFISFAVIVTVIALVLILIVAPKKGQTNILVYISICSLIGAFSVSSVKGLGIAIKELLEWKPVYKHPLVFVLLAVLVLSVTTQINYLNKALDTFNTSLVTPIYYVFFTSMVVTCSAILFQEWYGMKAGDVIGTLSGFFTIINGIFLLHAFKNTDITWSELTSTKKEVFSLNGREDKYALLENIECSTSEYNDDITLFTRTND